The following nucleotide sequence is from Synchiropus splendidus isolate RoL2022-P1 chromosome 1, RoL_Sspl_1.0, whole genome shotgun sequence.
TCGAGTTTTTCTCCCATTGCAGAGGTGTCAGGTATTGTGAATTTTATTCTGAAAGAAATAACCGGAAGTGAGCTCTCAACTCAGTACTTAAATGGACCTCCCCGCGATTGTTCACAACAACAGAGAAAGACAGCCGACGGCGCTCCGGCAGCGGTGTGAACAGCCTTTTGTAAAGTACTTTACACGCAAAAACAGAGACAACCCCCGACGTCCCGTCACCGAGGTCTTCTCCCCATACGGTGCTGTCATTTCCACTGAGTTCGGTTTGTCCTTCGCCGTCACAGCTGTGGTGGGTCGCCGATATATTTACACGGCTCGTAGTTGGAATATGGCTCAGCATGGACATCATGTAGCCAGTTCACAGAAAGCACTCATGCTGGAGATGAAGAGTCTGCAGGATGAGCCGGTGGAAGGTTTCAAGATAACTTTGGTGGACGAGTCGGACATGTACAACTGGGAAGTGGCGATATTTGGACCGCCGAACACGCACTACGAGGGTGGTTATTTTAAGGTGAGTGGCTAATGTTAGCATGCACCCATTGTTCTTTTACTGGCCCGTTAAGATGGTTCATATTGCCCCACATTTGATCCAGTCCCTCAGGAAGACCTGTACGGGGGTCAAAGATTATTCGTGACACCATCGTTAAGCGTTTAAAACTAACAAAGCGCTTTGTAAACGAAGCTAATGTGGCTAACATGTCTTCCTACCACCAACATTTAGGAAATAAATACCTCTTCACATTGTTTATTCGACTTGAGTCTGAAGTGGTTGCTGTAATGAAGGATAATGTGTTTTGTGGTATTGTATTTGGCACATATAGATAACCAGTTACTCTTGTAGTCCTTTGTTGTCAAGCTATTTTGTTAATGCGAAACGTCAGATGTCCTTTAATTTGTTATGAATCAACCATCTGTCCAGATTGGTTTGTGTCATTTCATTAAAtgattcattgaaataaaatgggTGAGTCAGTCTTAGCTGTGGATTGTGTGCTATCCCCAACACACAATACCAACAGGAAATGGATTGGAGCAAGGCTTATTATTGACTTCGAAATCCCAATAACCGTACGGCCTCGTGTTAGTACAGCATACGTTCTGCAttccaaatatatttacatcaaCTATAGACTTTATGGAGCTGACATTACCATGAACCTCCAATTGTTTTGACGCATTTGCTTTCATACTCCGACATTACATGCTTTCAGTTGCACGTAAACGCGTATGAGCGTCTATCACATTCTCATCTGTGTCGTGGCAGGAAAACAACTTGCTTACATCCTGTAGCCAAGCAATCAATAAATGCACTTAAAGGCTCTTAAATACTAAAAGCACCAGATGTTTTGACAATTGGGTGGACAGCTAGGACCATGTAAGTGTCCATGTTACTTTTATTCACTGTGTTCTATTATACACCTTACCTGGATGCACCACTAGCTACTGTAGAAAAAGGTGTTTCTGTGTCTTCCATTGGCACCCTGAACTTATTAAATAATAGGAAGTTACATTTCACCCGTCAGAAGTTGAGGCAGAGGTTTGTTTTGAGCCACTGTGAAGTCTCTATTCGCAGCCTTTTCTAAATGTTTTGTTCTGATGCAAGGCAGCctttattttaaatttgtttaataattcattcAATAATCTATCTGTTACTCTAACTACAAATACGTGATGCAAACAAATTGTTTTGTTCTctccaaatgtatttttctaaaATCTCACAGTGGCGGTTGGTTACTCTCAATCTAAAACCAAACAAATATAGTTCGGGTTATGTAGACAGCAGGCgtatttttcttcctttcttcagACAGAAACGTAAGATGTGAATTTATTCTAATAATCACTCAAATATCAGCCAGCCTGGTTTGCAGTTCATGGCCTTGTGTTGTCCAAGTGTTTTTGCTACCCCATAATACACTTGGCTTGAAGACCATCCATGATGGAATGCTTGAGAGAAAATTGTGTCAGAGTACTTGCTTGGTGATCGATGGTGGTTCACTATTGAGAATGTTTTCAAAACTCTTTCTGCATAATCATGTGAACATCCTTGTTATTGTATGTCTGTTGACACATTTCTGTCTGTATCCTTACAATATTCTCTTCAATATAATCTCTACAATACAATATAAAGCCTGTTGCACAAGGTTGTCTGCTGCTATGACGTTGTCCTTATCTCATTGGACAGAACGATGCGTCCCCTTGAAGGACAAATTCTTAAGTGTGTTTATCTGTACAGTGcagtgagttgttttttttgttttttttttaaataatttgcgACATGGTGATGCATGCACTCATTCTACTGGTACGGtcttgctatttttttttctcaccttgGTTGAGGAACGAGTGGTAACCTTTTAATTCCCTTCATACAGTATATGTGTGCAAGAGTTCATGGTGTAGTTATTTGCAGTTAATTATGTTGCACATGCAGTTCTAGGCTTGTCAAGTACACATGTCAAACATATTCACAGAGACAACACATTGTGTATCTGAACATACATGAAGTGTGTTTACATTGATACAATGTTTTTTGAAACAACCCACTTGTCTCCCATTTCAGATTGAAGTAGGTTGTCATCATGAATGAATCATGTTCATCATTAGGTATGTTGCAACCATCCGTCCAGTTTGTTGGAATTTTGAATCAGGGTTTACACAACTGTGCTGTGAAGGAATAGCTGAGGTATTGAGATGGGAGAATCAACTTGGCAGATTCTATTGTGTGTCCTGGTGTCCTACTACTTGGTGGATAGAAAAGTCCTGCAACTTCATGCCTTATAGAGTGATCGACTCTGTGCACAACTGTGATTTCACTGCCTCAGAAACCAGTTTGTACTCTGCCTCTGGTGTTTTTCGAGACTGTAAACACAAGTGGCAGCTGGGCCGAGCCACTGTAGACAGAGCTGTGTGCAGGATTCCTTTGTCGAACCAGGAATGCACGTCCTGACTGTGAAATCTGCCGCTTGGATGTGACTCATTGTTCTTGACCAGGTTTCCATCCAACCAGTTTGCCATATTGTTTGAAACTGATTGGTGACAAACAACCCGTCATGACGCCTTCATGTGTCATCAGTAAAATGGGTTGCAGACAGAACAACTAAGTGCATTGGAAACAAGTTGGCGATTAACTGATGCTGAGTCAGATGTTTCACcgtgtgtttgtcttttgtccTATCATGTGAACTATCTCTTCTGGCTGCGAGTGATTTCTGGCTGATGGCCAGTCGGGTCTGAGCCAATTTTGGTTCTAGGACATGAATGAAGCAGagcagtgtgtctgtgtgccttCAGGATGTACGGCTTTCAAGATCGTCCATTCATGCATTGATTTCTCAGGGTTTCAAGATGGAAAAAGATTTTCATAATTGTTCAGTTTGTTTGCAAGTTTCAGTACTAAGGTGGGCTGAAAGAAAGCTTTCATCTATTAGTGACATTTTAAAGCTCTGAAACAATTTTCAATCATCGTCTCATTCACATGGGCTGCCATTAAAATTTCCATATTTGAATTGTGAACAGTAGTATATAtggcttcatttcatttattatagTATCGTGGAAGCATTATTTGTCTGCCAAgtttttttgtagtattttgtCATGCCATCAAGAGCTAGACTATAGTCAACAACGAACAGCTGTGAGGAGATATTCCGATATTTTACTTTTGGGACTTTAATCTGCcccatttttttaaacctcacTCAAATGAGTCTACAGcaataaatatgtttgttttgtttttagtttttttttataacgggttgaaaataaaatgtttgtaaGGTGTGTCCTGAAGATGTAGTTTACTAACCACTTAAGGAACATGTATGTCTTAAGTAATGCTAAATACATTGTATTAAGCATTACTTGTTACAATGTATTAAGTAATGCTTAATACATTGGAAAGAGAACTGTTGAACTTCTCTTTCCAATGTATTAAGCATTACTTCCGTCCTTATTTAGTTGATATTCCACTGCCCGACTTGTAAAAGAGTTCTTCTTTTATCATGCTAAACATTGACTGATGTTTATATTGTAAATTAACAACTGCCTAACTACCTCACAGAAcagggttttaaaaaaaaagaccatcaTTTAGCTTTTGCTCAGAGCAGAAGAACCAAACCCAGTTGCAGAGGTTTCGACAGGACCGGACCCAACGTGTCGAGTTTCTCCCTCTGGCTGTGTCACACTGAAATGAGAGCTGGGCAAAATGAGGCAATAGAGAAACGACCGGATCAGGAAAAGACTGTTGTGCCTCTATGAAAGCAGAACCTGCTGAGAACAGAGATGTCTGGGAGGCCACAGTAGACCGTTTTAGCTCCAGGCTGGAACACTTTCAGTGTTGTTGATACAAGGAACAGTCAGTGCTTGCTTTCGTAGATTACATATGCATTAAGGGCGTGccaaaaaaaaatcgattcatgTAAGAATCACAATTCTTATTTGCGACAATTCAGAATTATTTAAAATTTcccaaaatagatttttaaaaaatagaaaaatccaCCGTCTGGCCACAATTTTGCAACTATGTGCGACGTCACCATGCAGGCCGTTCAGAAACACAAGCACGCACAGAAAATCCCCAAACTATATGGCAGAAAAGCCATATTCACCGGCTCCGTATTCGCAAGCGTACAGAGTTTTAGTGGGTTTAACCAAATACCGGGAAACACTGACACGACGCGCATTATCCAAGCATTCAGATGAGATCTACTCACTCTAAATAAAATTGGTAGCAATATTAGTTCTCATCATAGTCATCATAGTTCTTCCTTCAGCCATGTCTACAGATCATGAAATCAACATTGTTTGGCTTAAACATTTTTGTCGGTGTGGATAGGTGAGGGGTGCCGTGCTATAAGAATAGTGATCTGTTTTTATCgttgaaatctcacatgatcaaacttTTTATAACAAAGTGGCAACAACGAAACAAATTAGAAATGGGTAGCACATCATGGAAGTCGACATGATTGTGGtggtttttggtgtgtttgtaacAGAAATATCCTGAAAGAAATGTAACAGCTCAATGACATGGACATGCCCATTGATGACGGATCTAAAGAAGCAGGTCTCAAAGAAGTCATCGTCATCAGCCAGACCACACTAGGGTCTCGAGCCcgaacctatttaccaccatcccTTTGcccaccttatttctctgtcacgtCTTAACACTGCGTCATCGTCACTGCAGATATTCACTGATAACTTCACTGCCGCCATTTTGCCCAATGGAATTGTCAAAATTTAGAAGACAAATTCAAGTAATGTTCATGGGTTGGGCACGTAAATATGTCTTTGTTAAATGTTTGCATTAGCCTGTGTGGTGAACTGTGGCCCAGTGATATCTAGGTTGGTCCATCGCTGATGATACCATGTAGCTTTTCATCTACTTTCACTTCATGGCCCTGGTGGTTTGAGAGTTGTGTTAATGAGGTTGGGGCCTCCTGAATGCTTGATAATCTGATGGACCTGCTTGTGTGTGATGCTCTTAGGAATTTGCTTTGCTGCAGATGGTTTGGAGGTACGCACTTGAAACAGGATGATTCCCTCCGTTCAGGGTCTTTGCATTGACCTGGTTTACTTTGCTCGTTCTCCACAGGGAAGGCAcgtcttctccttctctttctcctccctcTTTAGGATGGAAATTGACTGCTGTGGTGGAAGTAAAGCACCTTTTGACCTCGGATGTGCTTAATTCTTTTCTCAATCCAATTATAAAGGCTGGCATGCAAGACAGCAATACCATGGTGTAATAACTGCACTGGAGGCCAGGATGTGGATTCACTACCTCATTCTGAGagctttttgaaaatgaagtgtttgCCGTGTTTTGAAACCATTTCCATCAGCTGTGAGTCCACTTGGTTTTTGCTGAAACGCTTTTGAATCATTTGCTGTGAGTTTTATTGTGAGTGATGTGTACAGTGGTCGATTGACAGACCAGTGCTCGAGTATTCTACCACCATATCTTGAGAAGGCGCAAGTACATTACACATCCACAGCACACCTCAAGCAAACAGTTTCTCAGCAGTTTGTCATCCAAATATTGCTGCAAGAACTGAGACCCGTCAGTCATTCGGGGCCTGTGGCCCCGCCCCTCTGTTCGAAGATCCTAAGTTGAGGATGGATAAACATACTGTGTCAATAATTGTTTTTAAGAGAAGTTCATATAATTCCTGGCTCACAAGGGGAGTGAAACTACCGGCACCGTTAGCCATATGCAATACAAAGGCCAAATGGTTAGATGgtagataactttggtaaatcctactgctgttgttttgtttttggtttgttttttcatgaaaatggtCTCTAAGTAAGTTGTCTGTGCCCGTACGGACTACATTTCCGTTGCTTAGAATCTTTTTGTTGTTGGATTATCTAATCCACGCTGCGTGTACCAAGTGTCAAACTGATCTTTGCTGATGTAGGGATCATGGAGTTACTGTGCGCCGCGTGTCTGCCTGGCCTATATTCATATTCTTCCTCATGGTGGTTGGCTGCTGTGTGCCAGCCAGTAATGTGGGAAATGTTGGCTGCAGTTGTGCGTCCTTTAGAGCAGCCAAATCTGTGGCAGGGTCAACCAGGATTTTTTCCTCCCTTGATGCCCTATTGCCTGTGTCTAGAGGCGTTCAGAATCTATTCTGTAATTTGCTTTTCAAATGGATATTCCCTGAATAAGATGCTGAATGCTTCTGTGAGTACTGCAGGTGTGTTTTgataaatgaatgacaaatgtTAGAATTAAACCCATGAAGACCATAACCTTCTTTTACAGTCTTGTTGTTGTGAAGCCAAACTGGTGTCCACTTTACCAGTGTCTGTCAATCGTTGACTGTTCATGCGTTTTCCCAGAAATTACCAGACTTTTATTGGATGTCATTTCACACATGGCTAGAAAATCCTCACGTCTAAAACAGCCACAAAGAAATATTTCCTGCCCACGTTAAGTCCTACAGATGGACAAACCTCAGGCCTAAcatatattttatgtttaatGTCCCAGTATTTGTCAAGTCAGCAACTCTAAGTGATTCTGAATTGTCTGGGTTAAAGAGATCAACACAAGCATATAGGGATAAAGGCATTACAATGTGCACCAACCTCGTTGTTCTCTGCGAgcccctccctcacctcccaCGACCACTCGTGGCATCGACCCCCGCCCTCATCCGTTAGAGTTCACTGTTGTGAGGACCAGCTGACCATGCCGAATCAGCAAATGTGAGGGTGCAGTGGCAGCCCAGCAGAAGGTTTCATGCTGTGAATGACGTGCTTGTGTATAATGAGTATCATCGGTGTCCCCGTCCCTCCTCCGTTTGCCTTATGTTATATGAGGAGGGGGTCGTTGACACTCACAGTAGGCCTTTATACAGTGCGTGGGTGTGGTCTTAGTATGAGGAGGGGGGGGTATATAATGGCTGAAAACGGGTGTGAGAAGCGGATTGTCTTTAGTTTTGGCGACAGCTGGAGAGACGACCCCCCCCAACCAGTGCCTTTTCACCACCAGGACCCCTCACCCATTGATGTATCTGTAAGCCCTTCGTTCTCTGCAGCTGAATGCAGCCTCCCTTCCTCCATCGGCACCATATTGCATTACACCGTCCCTCGGCCCTCCACGCTCAGCCTCCTCAGTGGGGTTTGTCATGACTCCACAGTCCTATTTTTAAGTTTCATTCAGGCTGGTGAGCATGTGTGCCCAGCCCCTCGTTCAGCAGGTGCTGCTTCAATCCAGCACTTCAAATTGAGCTGGATTTTCTTGCTAGTTTGTCATGTGCTCTACTGAAAATATATCAATTTATTCTCTTTATTGCTAGTGCTTCACAGGTTTCCTGTTCCCCTCTCTATTTGTAGCCCGTTCGAGACTCGGGTGTCGTGAGAATCTGTACCCAATAAAGTACAGTTAGGTGCAAGAGTTGAACGAACGTGGGAGCCGAAACAGAGTGCAGATCAATATTGACCCAGTCCACTCTGTTGTTGAGATCCATCCAACTCACCTGCTCACCTTAACTTGGCCTCAGCTTTTTGTTTGGACCATTAGGACATCTGCTGCGGCACTACTGTGAATGGACTTTGACTCTTCTGTGGCTTTTACCCATGATTTTGAAATTGATTTGCATTTGCGAGGGTCTTGGGTGTGTGCGATTGACCTCCAAGTCCAAATCTGTTAAGGGACAGACGTGTCACTGAGTACAGTGCAGCCTCCTCCATGTTGTGCACCGGCCTCATTTACTAACCGTGGTGACTGTTTCCTTGGACTGagttcttttcaaccttttccaAAAGGTATTCGTCACTGCCATCTCTGTTTCACACTTCAGTCGcttattttatttgaaccacCATCGAAGGTGTGTACGAGCCAAGTGGCAATCTGGTGTGGCGCGGTGGTTGTTAGTCAACGACTCCGTGAGTTGTCCAAAGTCTCTCCTGTTACTAACAAGCAtctcctctgtcctccaggCCCGGATCAAGTTCCCTGTTGACTACCCGTACTCTCCGCCGGCCTTCCGCTTCCTCACCAAAATGTGGCACCCTAATATTTACGAGGTGACTAACTGTACCATCCTGAAAACTGGAATTCTTATTCACGTGGTTTTGTGTATCAGAACGGGGATGTGTGCATCTCCATCCTGCACCCGCCAGTGGACGACCCGCAGAGTGGAGAGCTGCCTTCAGAGAGGTGGAACCCCACACAGAACGTCAGGTACTGCAGTCTTGTTCGTGATGGAGTCCCATGTGAGGGATCCTGAAATAGTCTGCCAATAAAATCTCAATGTTTTCAGTGTCACCTTCCGTCTCGTGTCGTCTTTCCTTCGATCACGTGACGCCTGACTAGCTTTCTGTATGAAAGTCGCAGGTCCACGATTTTAAACTTTATTTCCCTTCCTCCCAGGACCATCCTTCTCAGCGTGATCTCTCTGCTCAACGAGccaaacacattttctccagCCAACGTGGACGCTTCAGTCATGTACCGCAAGTGGCGGGACAGCAAGGGCAAGGACAGAGAGTACATCGAGATCATCAGGTAGTTGGACCGAACTCTCGGCTGTCGACTCGCCACAGCTCCGTCCCGGctcatctctctcctcctcctcttcttcccacAGGAAACAAGTGCTGGCGACCAAAGCTGACGCAGATCGGGACGGCGTCAAGGTCCCCATCACTTTGGACGAGTACTGTGTTCGCACCCAAGTGCCGCCCACAGACGACGGCTCCAACCTGTTATACGACGATTACTATGATGACGAAGACTTggaagacgaggaagaggacgacGACGAGGACTGTTGCTACGACGAGGACGACTCGGGCACTGAGGACTCCTGACCACACCTCCCTGTCACGTCCTCCTCCCCCGTCTTCATTTTGGACTGAACTTTATCTCCTCGTCACCCCACCCTCGCCCCTCCTCCCATCCCTGTCCGTCACATGTGCAGTCACAGTTTGCACGCTAAAACCTGATGCATTGAAAAGAAAGCTTCGGAggtgtttttatgtttgctcgATTATGTTAACTGGTGTTTGGAGAGTTTGCACACGCATCACACCACACAACATACAtttatgtacacacacacacacacacacacacacacacacacacacacacacacacacacacacagatgactgGAAAATGGTGTGCAGGCCATAACAGTGACACTGATCTGGAATGGTATTGGTGTGGCAGGCGTCAGCGTTGACCTTCAGAGTGCCTGCTCATCCTcaaatcctccttttttttaaaaaacatacaaCTCTGCTTTGCCTTCTTTTGCCAAGTGATGTTGCCCAGGAAAATCCGGCAGAGGCAGACACTGAGCTCACAAGGTCTCAGGTGGAGTCGCTCGGCTGGTTTACAGCCACACCGCTCAGATGTGAGGGGAGTCTGGGTGCTGTTTGATCAAACTCAGACATGCTGctggagaggagaagagctCTGCTGCTCCTTAAATCCAATGTACTGTATTTTGAAACCCTATGCAGTCAGTGTTGACACCGACTCATATGAGCAGCATGTTAACTGTGACTCTGAGCCTTTTCAAACTGCCCACCAACCTTTGAGCTAGTTTGGTGTTGGCCTGCAAGACCGTGGAACAGAGGAGATGCTTGAATGATCAGCGTTTGCTGAGTGTGCGCCCTCTAGAGGAGGCTGTCTGCGGCAGCACGTGAAGCTGCTTGACAGCCATCTTGTCTTGCTGGAGTGAGTCTCAGTCTTCCACGACTGATCCAGGAGTGTATTGGTTTGATGAGTAACATTACAGCAGCTAACCTGTAAACACTGGGGGGCTCTGTTGCACAACTGAACTACCACTACCAAcatcagacactgtttcatacaGACAATGGAAATGGCTGTTGCGTGGCTGCATGCGTTTGTGTGTCTACAACTTGATGAATTGTGAGCTAAACTGTGAAAAGGAGTGTAGAAAGTGTTTTCAGGGGTGAGGGGTGATCTTGAGCATGAGCAGAAGAAAGTCTTTCTTCCATAGCATGCGGTCCTGACGTGTTCGTGGTGTTCGGTCGGCTCTACGTGTCCAGGGATGAAGGTGTCCACTTATCTAAAGCTGTTGCGATGGGGATGAGGGTTCTCTTGTTATTTCGGGGGCTTCTTTTACCGTGTGAGctgcaatgtgtttttattttttatttgttaactCATTACTTTATTGAGCTTTTTAAAAACGGAAGGCGACAAATTCGAGCATTGAACCATCAACGTTAAcagccctcttttttttttttttatttaaaccttCTGGTGTGAATGGAGATGAATTTGTGTCACATTACTGTTGTCATCTGTTTGTCGGCCTGTCACTGAGGAGAGAACTGAGCAGTGGGATGAGAAATGGGCGCCTcaggaaacaacacacagcTGAGTGAACTTGTTTAGCGTCGAAGGACTGTTTACAATCTCTACCTTGATATGCACATGTGGATTTTCTGACCATCACTTGAGTTTCTTTTGTGTCCTGTtgatactttctttttttcttatggTTTGTAAATCTAtttaaattctgaaataaagatCTTTATTAGACTTTGGTTAACCATTTACTGCAGTGGGAGGTGTGTTTTGACTGCGAGGTCAAAGGTCTCACGAGTtctgcatctctctctctttcagaaGCAGCAAAGCACTAACATGAGAGACGTTAGAGGTACGTGTCATGTTCCTTCTTTTCACTGTCCCTCGTTGGTTATAAACCTCTGAGGTTCTGTGTAAGGAAAGTCCATGAGTTGCTGTTAAGGTTTCTCTTTTCCTCTTCGACTAGGACACACAAAGACTTGGAAAAACTGTGAGGACCATTTGCAGTTTGTAAGTTCTGTCTGCTTTATCTTCGTCAGACTGAATACCTAATATATGTTCACGATATTGCATTTAAAATGCTAACATcgtaacttaaaaaaaaaaaaaaaagtaaaactcaGTACATACActgtatgtgtgcatgtgtttcatgatgatgatggcggcCGTTTCGGATTGCCAAGTAAAAGCAAGTGGTCttcagtgaaagaaaaaaaaaaacttttctgagTCTCTGATAGCTTGGGATGAATCCAAAAGAAATGTATGAGGAAATGGGCAAATCTTCAACTTACAAGAAAAGGTCCATGAATTAAGCATTTAATGTTACTAAGAAGAGACAAAATAAGCTCTCAAATGTTGCGTTGGTGCTCTTAGTTTGTCTGAGACGCATGGCAGACAGTAGGAATGTTTTCATTCTAGAAGTGCATCTAAGAGAACGTCATGtgggaaacaaaaaaattaaatttaacaaaaaaaaaaaaaactatcaacatCATGACACAACCATTTGTAAAAGGCCTGACCAAGATTAAATAGTCTGGTCGGCTTGCCGGGGATCATGGTCTTCCGTGACCATGGTCGACCACGCTGAAGTCACCAAGGAAACAACTGCCCCATTCATAAAGCTTATCTCATAAGGAAGTTGCTTAGTCAAGCCACCTGAAGGTCCTGCTGCCAGGATGTTTCCCCGTGGTCGTCCCATCATCCCGCAGCAAGTTCCTCTCAGAAACAGTGGGAGAAGACTCATCCCTGAGGTCATGCCTTCGCTCAtatggcgccacctgctgtgcaAGACTGTCCACACTGTAGTTTTAAGTGTTACCCTGAACAATGAACGTTGTGATTGAGACACTTTTTCCACCAAGTTTGCCTCCGTTTCACTGCGGTGCTGATGATGAGCAAAGGAGTTGtgtaatgacacacacacacttggtaAAGACGTAAAGGACTTCCTGGTTCTTTCCTCACCAGGTCGCAGTAGTTCATTTGGCCTCTAGAGGGCAGCGATTCACTCGGAGGGAAGCTGATGCTTTCTTCCTTTGTAACAGCCATTGTTTCTGCTGCGCTCTCCGATCAACCCGTCGTCACTGGACTCGTCCTGTGAAGGAAGGAGGTCACATGTGACGTTGCACGTGGAAAGCAAACGACTCCCTGTCTAGATGTTGATATCTTCTGATCCACAGGAGCTTTGTTTGCTTTGTCTGTCTGCTCCATAGATCAGCTGTTGTGATCCGCCAAGCGTGCAGGTGTGTCACCAGGATAATCCTGAGACTCGTATCTTGGTGGTCATCTGTCCACTCACTAGGGGTTTCTTCATGTTATGATTCCTCTGCTCTGTTGCAAACAAGAGCCACTGACGTTTTCCACTGTGAATTATGACCTTGAGGTGCAAAGTAAGAGAGGAAAGCAGCTCACCTGAGCATCAGTCTTCATGTTACAATGGTGGGCGTCACTTGAAATAAACCTCCCTCTCACTTCTGCATTGCTTTGTCTTTCAGATGTGAACAGGGATTTCCCAGAGAAGTGAGAGGTAAGTTGCTCTTCTGCTGTAAACTTCACCAATGCTGTGTGACCTGGGTGGACCTCAGAACCACGCCCCTCTGTCTGCCTTGCGATGGTGGACGAATTGTTTTTGGACTGATAGAGAATTGGCCTGCAGAAGAGTGTGCGTGATGATATCTGTACCCTGCAGTCACCCTGGAAACCAGGGTGGTGGAGAGTTAAAGGATTTCCTGACACACTCCTCACTTGAGAGCGTGCAGCTGATcgtgtccaccagggggcggcaTTGTACTGTTGGGCTGACCAGAgtgatctct
It contains:
- the cdc34a gene encoding cell division cycle 34 homolog (S. cerevisiae) a, which codes for MAQHGHHVASSQKALMLEMKSLQDEPVEGFKITLVDESDMYNWEVAIFGPPNTHYEGGYFKARIKFPVDYPYSPPAFRFLTKMWHPNIYENGDVCISILHPPVDDPQSGELPSERWNPTQNVRTILLSVISLLNEPNTFSPANVDASVMYRKWRDSKGKDREYIEIIRKQVLATKADADRDGVKVPITLDEYCVRTQVPPTDDGSNLLYDDYYDDEDLEDEEEDDDEDCCYDEDDSGTEDS